Proteins encoded in a region of the Eschrichtius robustus isolate mEscRob2 chromosome 16, mEscRob2.pri, whole genome shotgun sequence genome:
- the TMEM74B gene encoding transmembrane protein 74B, with the protein MASPPGLELKTLSNGPQAPRRPAPLGPAAPRREGVENACFFSEEHETHFQNPGDARLCSSPSPPEGVPSWPRSQRDALSLRSEEGPGLEPVSRPVDYGFVSALVFLVSGILLVVTAYAIPREARVNPDTVSAREMERLEMYYARLGSRLDKCIIAGLGLLTVGGMLLSVLLMVSLCKGELYRRPNFVPGRGSRKTYGSINLRMRQLSGDGSQALVENEVVQVSETSRTLQGS; encoded by the coding sequence ATGGCATCTCCCCCTGGTCTGGAACTGAAGACACTGAGCAATGGTCCCCAGGCCCCAAGGAGACCAGCTCCTCTGGGTCCAGCGGCCCCACgcagggagggtgtggagaatgcCTGCTTCTTCTCGGAGGAGCACGAGACTCATTTCCAGAACCCTGGGGATGCCAGACTGTGcagctcccccagcccccctGAGGGCGTCCCCTCATGGCCCCGATCCCAGAGGGACGCCCTGTCCCTGCGTTCAGAAGAGGGGCcaggcctagagcctgtgagccgcccGGTGGATTACGGCTTCGTTTCCGCTCTGGTTTTCCTGGTGAGCGGGATCCTCCTGGTGGTGACTGCGTACGCCATCCCCCGAGAGGCGCGTGTCAACCCGGACACAGTGTCAGCACGGGAGATGGAACGACTAGAAATGTACTATGCGCGCCTGGGCTCACGcctggacaagtgcatcattgcaGGCCTGGGGCTGCTCACAGTGGGCGGCATGCTTTTGTCCGTGCTGCTGATGGTCTCCCTGTGCAAGGGAGAGCTGTACCGCCGGCCGAACTTCGTCCCTGGCAGGGGCTCCAGGAAGACCTACGGCTCCATTAACCTGCGCATGAGACAGCTCAGTGGGGATGGGAGCCAGGCCCTGGTGGAGAACGAAGTCGTCCAGGTCTCGGAGACCAGCCGCACCCTCCAGGGGTCTTAA